One part of the Paenibacillus silvisoli genome encodes these proteins:
- a CDS encoding type 4a pilus biogenesis protein PilO: MQQLSKNRSAAVLLIALLFLILFAVYTYILQPTNSKITDQQTEIERLDSQFKLLSTKLAEKKQASDDLSKESVQKALPLWDNTEQLLLDLQTIESTTGAETLTATFTPDASDAQSGNAGDEGTAASENSQSDSPYGPNVKQLKVASVIKGSYSSILQYVEELQKLSRLITIDSFDVAKPSGNDTNKPLSANIVYTAYFDPSYKSLVTQVIQPFNE; encoded by the coding sequence ATGCAGCAGCTAAGTAAAAACCGTTCTGCCGCCGTTCTGCTGATTGCGTTGCTCTTTCTCATCTTGTTCGCGGTTTACACCTATATCCTCCAGCCGACGAATTCCAAAATTACGGATCAACAGACTGAAATCGAACGTCTGGACAGTCAATTTAAGCTGCTAAGCACCAAACTGGCAGAGAAGAAACAAGCCAGTGACGATCTGTCCAAAGAATCCGTTCAGAAGGCCCTTCCTCTCTGGGACAATACGGAGCAGCTGCTCCTGGATTTACAAACGATTGAATCGACTACAGGCGCAGAGACCTTAACGGCTACGTTTACTCCTGATGCCAGTGATGCTCAATCGGGCAATGCCGGAGATGAAGGCACAGCAGCATCCGAGAACTCACAGAGCGACAGTCCGTATGGTCCGAACGTCAAACAACTTAAAGTGGCTTCCGTCATCAAAGGCAGCTACAGCAGTATATTGCAATATGTTGAGGAGCTGCAGAAGCTTTCACGTCTCATCACAATCGATTCGTTCGATGTAGCGAAACCCAGCGGTAATGATACGAACAAGCCGCTTTCAGCCAATATCGTTTATACTGCCTACTTTGACCCATCGTACAAATCGCTCGTCACGCAAGTCATCCAACCGTTCAACGAATAA
- the pilM gene encoding pilus assembly protein PilM, producing the protein MAALGSKHIGLSIEQTGIRLAALRKKKNWELERTGLFELPDGVIVDDQFIQLDTIRGSFKKWILREKLNSAAVTLAVPTSQIIVRKMRIPTTNAKELRSLIELEVETTLHLPFEEPVYDFLQIGMDETSTHVLIFAAPQKWIRTATELLQEAGLRVKAIAFPAAALSKALFSQQAEKTSETMVINIGESALEIFMFHEGSPIFMRAINLFETVGHQPGYLNEFQLADLTAEIARILNFYQFGLHEGASRITKAIVAGPFAAQKAFVRALHETQPEIAVEYAEFNAFDSDSLHKEQGEFLIPAGLALPKDPSFHIDLLPKTNHEAKLFPLIAASVLGVWLLLMALMVYSYVNNHLEISDNKDQVQALNDQILLVENELLTGAAKGQSNPLAAIETIKANQNDVVAIVNELENKLPFGGEIRTLGYTQEGHISLSASFNSMKDMSRYLFDLHRMSFTDDAGMQTMSKNDTIGSTGTHGEITVSKPYSATFSVLMKQSNEEGDDTDAAAK; encoded by the coding sequence ATGGCAGCCCTTGGCTCTAAACATATCGGGCTTAGCATTGAACAAACCGGCATCCGGCTCGCGGCTCTGCGCAAGAAGAAAAACTGGGAGCTTGAACGAACCGGACTCTTCGAGCTTCCGGATGGGGTCATTGTCGATGACCAATTTATACAGCTGGATACGATTCGGGGTAGCTTCAAAAAATGGATTTTGCGTGAGAAGCTAAACAGCGCCGCGGTTACGTTAGCGGTACCTACCTCCCAAATCATCGTCCGAAAAATGCGCATCCCCACAACGAATGCGAAGGAGCTGCGCTCTCTCATTGAGCTTGAGGTCGAAACGACGCTTCATTTGCCATTTGAAGAGCCCGTATATGACTTCCTCCAGATCGGGATGGATGAAACCAGTACGCATGTGCTGATCTTCGCGGCGCCGCAGAAGTGGATCCGTACCGCGACAGAGCTGCTGCAAGAAGCAGGCTTGCGCGTCAAAGCGATCGCTTTCCCTGCCGCTGCGTTGTCCAAAGCGTTATTCTCTCAGCAAGCCGAGAAAACAAGCGAAACGATGGTCATTAATATCGGGGAATCCGCGCTCGAAATTTTCATGTTCCATGAGGGCAGCCCGATCTTCATGCGCGCCATCAATTTATTCGAAACCGTCGGCCACCAGCCCGGCTATTTGAATGAGTTCCAGCTCGCCGATCTCACAGCGGAAATCGCTCGGATATTGAACTTCTATCAATTCGGTCTTCATGAAGGCGCTTCTCGCATTACGAAAGCGATTGTTGCCGGCCCTTTTGCAGCCCAGAAAGCCTTCGTCAGGGCGCTTCATGAGACGCAGCCTGAGATCGCCGTCGAATACGCTGAATTTAACGCTTTCGATTCTGACAGCCTGCACAAGGAACAAGGCGAGTTCTTGATTCCAGCCGGATTGGCCCTGCCGAAGGATCCATCTTTCCATATTGACCTTCTTCCGAAAACAAATCACGAAGCGAAGCTCTTTCCTTTAATTGCGGCCAGCGTTCTTGGCGTCTGGCTGCTGCTTATGGCGCTAATGGTCTACTCTTACGTAAACAATCATCTCGAAATATCAGATAATAAAGACCAGGTTCAAGCTTTGAACGATCAGATCCTTTTAGTTGAAAACGAGCTTTTAACCGGAGCGGCTAAAGGACAATCCAATCCGCTAGCTGCGATCGAAACCATTAAAGCGAACCAGAATGACGTCGTTGCGATCGTCAACGAGCTTGAGAATAAGCTGCCTTTCGGCGGAGAGATTCGAACACTGGGCTATACGCAGGAGGGCCATATCTCGCTAAGCGCCAGCTTCAACTCAATGAAGGACATGTCCCGTTATTTGTTCGATTTGCACCGAATGTCCTTTACGGACGATGCCGGCATGCAGACGATGTCTAAGAACGACACCATCGGTTCTACAGGCACTCATGGCGAGATTACAGTCTCCAAGCCGTATAGCGCCACTTTCAGCGTCCTAATGAAGCAATCGAATGAAGAAGGAGATGATACCGATGCAGCAGCTAAGTAA
- a CDS encoding prepilin peptidase, translated as MMIAFAIYFLILGLVCGSFFNVVGLRVPAKQSLIHPPSHCTSCNTRLRKRELVPLFSYLFAKGRCRHCGVSVSPLYPIGEVVTGLLFMLMFVRFGASLELLTALLLASLSIIITVSDLKYMLIPNKILAAFVPLLLISRLLHHDQPLWHYLIGALLGGGMLLLVHLVSRGQMGLGDAKLFFVCGLAIGIPHILVAMLLACLAGTIIGVALQLLHLVKRKQPIPFGLFLALGTLAAYLYGDTLIEGYLNIIT; from the coding sequence ATGATGATTGCCTTTGCAATCTACTTCTTGATTCTCGGTCTCGTCTGCGGTTCGTTCTTCAACGTTGTTGGGCTGCGAGTGCCTGCAAAGCAATCGCTCATTCATCCGCCCTCGCACTGTACGAGCTGCAACACAAGACTTAGAAAACGTGAGCTCGTCCCCTTATTCAGCTATTTATTCGCTAAAGGCCGCTGCCGCCATTGCGGCGTGTCCGTGTCCCCTCTCTACCCGATCGGCGAAGTCGTAACAGGACTTCTATTCATGCTGATGTTCGTCCGTTTCGGTGCAAGCTTGGAGCTCTTGACCGCCCTGCTGCTTGCGAGTTTATCCATTATCATTACCGTATCCGATCTGAAATACATGCTCATTCCGAACAAAATCCTTGCGGCATTCGTGCCGTTACTTCTGATTTCACGACTGCTCCACCATGATCAGCCATTGTGGCACTATCTCATAGGCGCGCTTCTAGGCGGCGGCATGCTGCTGCTCGTCCATCTGGTCTCACGCGGACAGATGGGACTAGGAGACGCTAAGCTTTTTTTCGTATGCGGCCTGGCCATCGGCATCCCGCATATTTTAGTTGCTATGCTACTAGCCTGCCTTGCAGGCACCATTATTGGTGTCGCCCTGCAGCTGCTTCATCTTGTTAAACGAAAACAACCGATTCCTTTCGGTCTGTTTCTTGCTTTAGGTACACTTGCTGCTTACCTGTATGGAGATACACTGATCGAAGGATATTTGAACATAATCACCTGA
- a CDS encoding type II secretion system protein has product MLANVLKRVKKEEKGFTLIELLAVIVILGVIAAIAVPLIGSIISKSKDDSDVATARQIYDAARIYVTAEENGDFKTVGSIPILGTAADPGLVSKGYLSSDIVLPSTKADITGGSITFDSNGDLSSIVISTDETKTTDNQTYDSDDLK; this is encoded by the coding sequence ATGTTGGCAAATGTTTTGAAACGAGTGAAGAAGGAAGAAAAAGGGTTTACGCTGATCGAGCTGCTTGCCGTTATCGTTATTCTAGGGGTTATTGCTGCGATTGCCGTTCCGTTGATTGGTAGTATTATTAGCAAATCCAAAGATGATTCTGATGTTGCAACCGCGCGTCAGATTTACGATGCTGCACGGATCTATGTGACAGCTGAAGAGAATGGTGATTTTAAAACTGTTGGATCCATCCCAATTCTTGGAACAGCTGCTGATCCAGGACTAGTTTCTAAAGGATATCTATCTTCGGATATTGTATTGCCAAGCACTAAAGCTGATATTACTGGCGGGTCTATTACATTTGATTCAAACGGGGATTTGTCTTCTATTGTTATTAGTACCGACGAAACTAAAACTACCGATAATCAAACTTACGATTCGGACGATCTTAAATAA
- a CDS encoding type II secretion system F family protein, which produces MAQFAYHVKTGTGKQLRGKMSAMDKSTAVEELRKRGLVVLSVDEHRNTIMSMEFYIGNPVKPQHFIVYCRQFATLIRAGVTILDATGILAQQTESKPLKKALVEVHSSLLRGNAFSQSVLEHKRIFPSMFTNMIRAGEESGDLEGTLERLAIFFEKQHMTKEKIKSALTYPIVVGLLALGAVVYLLKAVVPQFVKMFASMDAELPAITKMVMAVSKSIEHQWYLWLFAVVFVMAGYFMARRTEKGAYAIDFVKLKVPIFGKLSQKGVIAQMSRTMSSLYASSVPMLSALTIVEEVVANRVVGKVIRSAGDSLRQGKPLSEPLKRAWVFPPLVTQMIAIGEETGSLDLMLAKVADFYEMDVENTVDRLKSLIEPLLLVFLAGVVGIIVAAIMLPMFSLYGQMS; this is translated from the coding sequence ATGGCTCAATTCGCTTATCATGTCAAGACAGGAACCGGCAAACAGCTGCGAGGCAAAATGTCCGCGATGGACAAATCGACCGCGGTTGAGGAGCTCCGTAAACGCGGGCTTGTCGTTCTTTCCGTTGATGAGCATCGGAACACGATTATGTCGATGGAATTTTACATCGGCAATCCGGTCAAGCCGCAGCACTTTATCGTGTACTGCCGGCAGTTCGCGACGCTGATTCGCGCTGGGGTTACGATCTTGGATGCGACGGGCATCCTTGCCCAGCAAACCGAGAGCAAGCCGCTTAAGAAGGCCCTCGTCGAAGTCCATTCGAGCTTGCTTCGCGGGAATGCGTTTTCGCAGTCGGTGTTGGAGCATAAGCGGATTTTTCCGTCCATGTTCACAAACATGATCCGGGCTGGCGAGGAGTCTGGCGACTTAGAGGGAACGCTCGAGCGACTTGCGATCTTCTTCGAGAAGCAGCACATGACGAAGGAGAAAATCAAATCAGCACTTACCTATCCGATTGTAGTCGGACTTCTCGCGCTTGGTGCCGTTGTCTACCTGCTCAAAGCGGTCGTACCGCAGTTCGTCAAAATGTTCGCTTCCATGGATGCTGAGCTACCAGCTATTACGAAGATGGTCATGGCGGTCAGCAAGAGCATTGAACATCAGTGGTATCTTTGGTTGTTTGCTGTTGTGTTTGTCATGGCCGGTTACTTTATGGCTAGGCGGACTGAGAAAGGCGCTTATGCTATCGATTTCGTGAAGCTCAAAGTGCCGATCTTCGGCAAGCTTAGTCAAAAAGGCGTTATTGCCCAGATGTCTCGTACGATGTCATCCCTATATGCTAGCTCTGTCCCCATGTTGAGCGCCTTGACGATTGTGGAGGAAGTTGTCGCAAACCGTGTCGTTGGCAAAGTCATTCGTAGCGCAGGTGATTCCCTTCGCCAAGGTAAACCACTCTCCGAGCCTCTCAAGAGAGCATGGGTATTCCCGCCGCTAGTCACGCAAATGATTGCAATCGGCGAGGAGACCGGCTCGCTTGATCTCATGCTTGCCAAAGTCGCGGATTTTTACGAAATGGATGTTGAAAATACAGTAGACCGGCTAAAGTCACTTATTGAACCATTACTGCTCGTATTTCTTGCCGGTGTTGTTGGGATCATCGTGGCGGCCATTATGCTGCCAATGTTCAGTCTATATGGGCAAATGAGTTAG
- a CDS encoding type IV pilus twitching motility protein PilT — protein sequence MTQPLELITNLLRQAHESKASDLHISVGSPPVMRVHGTLQRIGEQAVTFELSKAMATALLNEAQLTHFEQAGEVDFSYELEGYSRYRINAYRQRGRVSIAIRTIPTRIPSLEQLQLPAVIETLATKHQGLVLVTGPTGSGKSSTLAAMLDFINRTQKKHIVTLEDPIEFLHTHAASVVDQREVGNDTKSFSNGLRAALRQDPDVILVGEMRDLETISAAVTAAETGHLVFATLHTTDAPQTIDRIIDAFPSHQQGQIRTQLAAVLLGVISQRLLPRPGGQGRTCATEIMINTPAVANLIRTEKIHQIKSVMQTGRALGMHTLDASIKELLQSGRVDPAAARAYLTEGAG from the coding sequence ATGACACAACCATTGGAACTAATTACGAATCTACTGCGGCAAGCTCACGAGAGCAAAGCGTCCGACCTTCATATTTCCGTAGGCTCGCCTCCTGTTATGCGGGTACACGGCACGCTTCAGCGAATCGGAGAACAAGCCGTTACGTTTGAGCTATCGAAAGCGATGGCAACGGCGTTATTGAACGAAGCTCAACTGACTCACTTTGAACAGGCCGGCGAAGTCGATTTCTCGTACGAGCTCGAAGGATACTCGAGATACCGGATCAATGCGTACCGCCAGCGCGGCAGAGTCAGCATCGCCATCCGGACGATACCGACACGAATTCCGTCTTTGGAGCAGCTTCAACTGCCCGCAGTGATTGAGACGCTTGCCACAAAGCATCAAGGCCTCGTCCTAGTGACCGGACCTACCGGCAGCGGTAAATCTTCAACATTGGCAGCTATGCTCGATTTCATTAACCGGACTCAGAAGAAGCACATCGTGACACTGGAGGATCCGATTGAATTTTTGCATACCCACGCCGCTTCGGTCGTCGATCAACGCGAGGTCGGCAATGACACGAAGAGCTTCAGCAACGGTCTGCGGGCTGCGCTCCGTCAAGATCCGGACGTCATTCTTGTCGGCGAGATGCGGGACCTGGAAACGATCTCGGCAGCTGTAACGGCAGCCGAAACAGGCCACTTGGTTTTTGCAACTTTACATACGACGGATGCGCCGCAAACGATTGACCGGATCATCGACGCGTTCCCTTCGCACCAGCAAGGGCAGATCCGGACACAGCTTGCCGCCGTCCTGCTTGGCGTCATCTCGCAGCGTCTGCTTCCAAGACCGGGCGGACAAGGCAGAACGTGCGCCACGGAAATTATGATTAATACGCCGGCTGTCGCGAACCTGATCCGCACCGAGAAGATTCATCAAATCAAGAGCGTCATGCAGACTGGCCGGGCGCTGGGCATGCACACGCTAGATGCCTCGATCAAGGAGCTTTTGCAATCCGGACGAGTCGATCCGGCTGCGGCTAGAGCTTACTTGACTGAAGGTGCGGGCTAA
- a CDS encoding GspE/PulE family protein, giving the protein MSTVKKKRLGDLLIESNVISEEQLQQALKEQSKTKQKLGDLLITQGYITEQQLFEVLEVQLGIPHVSLFKYQIEPSITQIIPESLARRYQAIPLHKEGGKLLVAMADPLDYFAIEELRMSTGFRIEPAISSRDELQRAIARHYGLQDSMSQLMGELPTVDEIRETEITDEDSPVVRLVNQMIQQAVQLQVSDIHVDPGETNVTIRYRLDGVLRSERVIPKQMQGFITARLKIMAKLNIAERRLPQDGRLKMQVDYKTIDIRVSSLPTIHGEKIVLRILDLSIGVKAVDQLGFSPHNQKIFRNMIEVPYGIILITGPTGSGKTTTLYSALQHLNKEDTNIITVEDPVEYQLEGINQVHVNPQIGLTFAAGLRSILRQDPNIIMVGEIRDSETAEIAIRASLTGHLVLSTLHTNDSVSSITRFRDMGIAPYLIASSLVGVVAQRLVRRICPDCRTAHTPSEQEAIFLHSHGLHADKLYKGTGCGTCSQTGYRGRVAIHEVLGINDAIRQHISIESSIQDLRREAEKNGLIQLMDDGLIKAVNGVTSLQEVLRETVSH; this is encoded by the coding sequence ATGAGTACCGTGAAGAAGAAACGGCTCGGCGACCTGCTCATCGAGAGCAATGTCATCTCCGAGGAGCAGTTGCAGCAAGCGCTTAAGGAGCAGAGCAAGACCAAGCAGAAGCTCGGCGATTTGCTCATCACGCAAGGGTACATTACGGAACAACAACTGTTCGAGGTACTGGAAGTTCAACTGGGCATCCCTCATGTCAGCTTATTCAAATATCAGATTGAGCCATCGATTACCCAGATTATCCCCGAGAGCCTGGCTCGAAGATATCAAGCGATTCCCTTACATAAAGAAGGCGGCAAGCTGCTTGTGGCGATGGCCGATCCGCTGGACTATTTTGCTATAGAAGAGCTCCGCATGTCTACTGGCTTCCGGATTGAACCGGCAATCTCCAGCAGAGACGAGCTGCAGCGCGCAATCGCGCGGCATTACGGCCTGCAGGATTCGATGTCACAGCTTATGGGCGAGCTCCCAACGGTTGACGAGATCCGCGAAACCGAAATTACGGATGAGGACTCTCCCGTAGTCCGACTGGTGAATCAAATGATCCAGCAGGCGGTTCAGCTGCAAGTGTCCGACATACACGTCGATCCGGGCGAGACGAACGTAACGATCCGTTACCGGCTGGACGGCGTACTCAGGTCGGAGAGAGTCATTCCGAAGCAGATGCAAGGCTTCATTACGGCTCGCCTCAAGATTATGGCCAAGCTGAACATTGCGGAACGACGGCTTCCTCAAGACGGACGTCTGAAAATGCAAGTCGATTACAAAACGATCGATATCCGCGTCTCCTCGCTGCCGACGATACACGGCGAGAAGATCGTATTGCGGATTCTCGATCTCAGCATCGGTGTCAAGGCGGTGGATCAGCTGGGCTTTAGCCCACATAACCAGAAGATCTTCCGGAACATGATCGAAGTGCCGTACGGCATTATTCTTATTACGGGTCCAACAGGCAGCGGTAAAACGACGACGCTCTACTCCGCCCTGCAGCATCTGAATAAAGAAGACACGAACATCATTACAGTCGAGGATCCGGTAGAGTACCAGCTGGAAGGTATCAATCAGGTCCATGTTAATCCGCAAATCGGATTGACGTTCGCGGCAGGTCTTCGGTCCATTCTTCGTCAAGACCCGAACATCATCATGGTCGGGGAGATTCGGGATTCGGAAACGGCGGAAATTGCCATTCGAGCTTCCCTTACCGGTCACTTGGTTCTATCCACGCTGCATACGAATGATTCCGTAAGCTCCATTACTCGCTTCAGAGATATGGGCATCGCTCCTTATCTGATCGCTTCGTCCCTTGTCGGCGTCGTAGCGCAGCGGCTAGTGCGCCGCATTTGTCCGGACTGCCGGACGGCGCATACGCCATCGGAGCAGGAAGCTATCTTCCTGCACAGTCACGGGCTGCACGCGGACAAGCTGTACAAAGGAACAGGGTGCGGAACGTGCAGCCAAACCGGTTACCGGGGCAGGGTTGCCATTCACGAGGTGCTTGGCATTAACGATGCGATCCGCCAGCACATCTCTATAGAAAGCTCCATCCAGGATCTGCGTAGAGAGGCCGAGAAGAACGGGCTGATCCAACTCATGGATGACGGCTTGATCAAAGCCGTGAACGGCGTAACTTCCCTTCAGGAAGTGCTGCGCGAAACCGTATCCCACTAG